A region from the Salvia splendens isolate huo1 chromosome 15, SspV2, whole genome shotgun sequence genome encodes:
- the LOC121769098 gene encoding S-adenosylmethionine decarboxylase proenzyme-like, with protein sequence MDMPVSAIGFEGYEKRLEISFVEPGVFADPDGYGLRALTKAQLDEILDPAQCTIVASLKNDDVDSYVLSESSLFVYSYKIILKTCGTTKLLLSIPPILRLADGLGLTVSSVRYSRGSFIFPGAQPFPHRSFNEEVAVLDNHFSKLGLMSEAYVMGDADEHEKWHVYSAYLEPSSDVEPVYTLEMCMTNLDQKKASVFFKNQSSSAAIMTDASGIRNILPESEICDFDFDPCGYSMNSIEGGAVSTIHVTPEDGFSYASFETGGYDFEKVDLTQLVERVLACFNPAKFSVAVRASVAGKELDSAFKLDIAKYGCAGRRCEVLGDGGSVIYCNFTSAAGCGSPRSTLHQCWSESEDEEIEKK encoded by the coding sequence ATGGACATGCCAGTCTCTGCAATTGGGTTTGAGGGTTATGAGAAGAGGCTTGAGATCTCTTTCGTTGAGCCCGGAGTATTTGCTGACCCCGATGGCTATGGCCTCCGCGCGCTTACCAAAGCACAGTTGGATGAAATCTTAGATCCAGCACAATGCACCATTGTTGCATCTCTGAAGAACGATGATGTCGACTCCTATGTCCTCTCTGAGTCGAGCCTCTTTGTTTACTCATACAAGATAATTCTGAAAACGTGTGGCACTACAAAACTACTGCTGTCTATCCCACCGATTCTGAGGTTGGCTGATGGACTTGGACTGACTGTGAGCTCTGTTAGATACTCCCGTGGAAGCTTCATATTCCCGGGTGCTCAGCCATTCCCCCATCGCAGCTTCAATGAGGAAGTTGCTGTTCTTGACAACCATTTCTCCAAACTTGGACTTATGAGCGAAGCCTATGTGATGGGAGATGCCGATGAGCACGAGAAGTGGCATGTCTACTCTGCCTACTTGGAGCCGTCAAGTGATGTGGAACCTGTTTACACCCTTGAGATGTGCATGACCAATCTGGACCAGAAGAAGGCCTCTGTGTTTTTCAAGAACCAATCCAGCTCTGCTGCTATCATGACTGATGCATCTGGCATCAGGAACATCCTCCCTGAATCAGAGATATGCGACTTTGATTTCGACCCTTGTGGGTACTCCATGAACTCGATCGAGGGAGGCGCGGTGTCTACTATCCATGTCACCCCAGAAGATGGCTTCAGCTATGCAAGTTTCGAAACAGGCGGGTATGATTTTGAGAAGGTGGACTTGACTCAGCTCGTGGAGAGGGTGTTGGCATGCTTCAACCCGGCCAAATTCTCTGTGGCTGTGCGAGCTTCTGTTGCTGGGAAAGAGCTTGATTCTGCGTTTAAACTGGATATTGCAAAGTATGGGTGTGCCGGGAGGAGATGCGAGGTGCTCGGAGATGGTGGATCTGTTATCTACTGCAACTTCACGAGCGCTGCCGGGTGTGGATCTCCGAGGTCGACTCTGCACCAATGCTGGAGTGAGAGCGAGGATGAGGAAATcgaaaagaaataa